Within Eublepharis macularius isolate TG4126 chromosome 19, MPM_Emac_v1.0, whole genome shotgun sequence, the genomic segment CTTTGCAGAACCTTCCTTGGTGGCCACCCATCCACGTATAGACCtcgcttagctcctgagatctgacggAATCGAGCTAGGccgtgccaccttccctcctgaaCAGCCTCCTGGGGCACTAAAGGAATGGGCTGATGTGCTCTTCAGGCCTCGGTCAGTTCTGAGGAATCCTGGAGGGCCAGTGAGGTACCCTGAGACTGGACAGGCAAAAGCCAGCCCCATTCCCAAAGACCCCCGTTATAACCTTTCCAGCCAGATGACGCAGCGGGATGTTCCCTCGTCCATTCTGCCTTTGGCACCACTCTTGTAGTTGGGACACTTTATTGAGGGGCCCAGCTGACCCTTGCACCCTGGGAAGGGGTCTGGCGGCTGCCGTCCGCATGGCTCCCAACTTAAGTCCGTGCTTTCCTCTTCTCCTTGCAGGCCTCAATGTGCACAGCATGCTAAAGTACGAGACGCTGGTGCTCAGCCTGGATACGGTCTCCTTCCTGGaagagaagctgctgtggcatGACACGCGATACAGCCCACTGTACCCTTTCCGGCTCCCCTACAGTGACTTCCCCTAGCATGTTGCCTTGGAGACGGACTGAACCAAGGGCAGCTGTGAGCGGAAGCTACTTCCTGTTCCATACACGGACGTGAACTCATCGGAAGAAGTCCTAGCCCATCACTGGGCACTGATGAACTGTCAAAACTCTgttgagaattttaaaaataaaacggtGCAGCGTTTGCATTGGGAGGAGGTCTCTTTTTGGGATTTGGCTGCTTCAAAGGGTTAAATGCCAGGGAGGGGCATAGCATTTGTATGGTGCCTTTTGGAAGAAGAGAAGAACTGCGCTGTTGGGTCATGTCCTAAAAGGGCAGCATCCTGTTTTTGACATCAACCCAAACATCAGGCACGAAGGCAGCATCCTCAGTCCCACTCATCCCAGTCTCTGGCATTCAGAGTCaaactgcctctgtacatggaagCTCCATTTGACCATCACCACTAAAAGGCTTGCTGTATTCCTGATTGCTTTCTCAGCAATAGGATTTTGCACATCTCAGGAAACTGTCGCTTCCCTCCACCAAAGAATGACTCTGATAGGCCACTGGATCACTTGCCAGGTCGTTGTGTTCAGAAAAGAGATCTGGATCCCTCCCAAACACCTTCGGAACAACAAAAAGTAACTTGGTGCAGAACGTGTAATTGCCCTTtcatttagagtctctctacatactTCTTACACTAGGACGCTCCAGTGAAAGGAGACAGAATGTTAGCCGGGAcatgttgtttaaaaagacagaacggaAGGCTCTGTCGATTCCCCCTCTCTacaagagggtagtttaaaaagacacctgacagagatgctcctcagagggtttgttaattagatgcaattaacaaaccctttgagaagtgatggggctttttttttaaactatccgCCTGTGGCGAGGGGAAACTGACGGCGCCTTCGGCTTTTAAACCACAACtgctggctaacattgcgtctcccttcacttgagcgtccttgtgtaagaaaTATTGCACAGACTCGTAGTGGTGGTGTGTTCAGGCACTGTGCCACTAGCTCTCCGTTTCTCCTTTTCTACTAGAGGTGCCGTTCTTGTGCTACAAAGATGGGGCGTGTATGTGTGGGCTCGAGTGATGgtgaaaaggaaaaggaacagCAGTTAAAACGGGGGATGGATTTCCAACAGTTGAAGTTCTTgggcagcagagcttcattttgtaattcactGTCTTTTGTCCGCTGCCCTTCTCAACAGGATGGGTATCTTCATTACTGACAGGCGCCAGTTTGGGGGAGATTCCAGAGCCTTTGAGGCCTTTGCGATGGGACCTTTTGCTGCCTGCTTCCAATTTTGTAGCCATAGGCACTGCCCAGTTTCCCACCACACGAGGGTGCCGAGGAATCACCCTTCCTAGAGCCTCATGTCTATTGCTACGAGACAGACGAGTGTGACTAATAAGACACAGATTTTTGTTGTCTAGTTTTCTAGCATTTTGTTTTCCCTGCTTCTGGGCACAATCAAAATTTCATCTTTAAATACTAAGGCTTGGATTCTTTCATTCTCTTCCATTCACACACCACCATCCTCCATAGCAGAGTGCGTTTCTTCTCTGCTAGGCATAAAACACTTAGCACCAGGGGAACGTAGGCCATAGCAGAGGCTCACTTGTGCAGCAGAAGGTAGTGTTGCACGAACGAGAAAAAGGCTCAGGATCTAAGCCTCATCACAGAATCTCACACCACCCTGAGGAGTTGGTTTCTGCAATACATTACCTGGGTTTTCCGTGCTCACGTAGTTTATGCAGGAGTGAATTCCGTGGTACTCGGAGCTGGCGGGTAAGACAATTGCAGGTGCAAGGGAGGCAGGAAGCAGATGTATGAGGAAGCCGCAGTGAAGGGGCCATTTCTTAGACAAACCAGCAGTTAACTGAAGAAGCATCTCAGAGGAAAGGTAGAGGTGGGCCAGACTTTCAAAAAGGCTGCCACACCTTCTGTTACCTGAACCAGTGGTTCTCCCCTGTTGTCCACCTCAGATTGTCTACACCAGGAGAGTCTTCAGGAAGCTGGCTGTGAACTTGACCTGCTGTTTGGAATGCACATGGAACTGGCGCAATGCTGGAAAACCCAGCTCTTTGGCAGGGCCTGGGTGCGGGGGGCGCATTGCAAGGCACAGCCAGCAAGGACTCAGTCTCCCTCTTGACAGAACCTGGTGGTGCTGGGAAACCTGAATGCTGCTGGGGCTTATATCCCAGCAAGCACCTGGGTAGAGATCCATCTACACAGAGAGGACACCGCCATCAGCCAACAGACTCGCTGTGCCTCAACGGGGATGGCCACATGGAAGCCTTTCAGTACATGGCTTAACTTCCACCAGATTTCCACTTTTAGAGAAAGCTGCCTTCATCTGCTGGCCCTGCTAGATCAGTATAGTTCCCCCCGActggcagcagctcaggaacaCACAGGCCTTTGCCAGAGCCTGCTGCCTGTGATAGAGCGCTACCATGGCATCGCAGGTATGTcgtcagactagggtctgagaGGCCAAGATTGTCAGCAACCTCTCCTCTCGAGACAAAATCAGGGAGCTCATGGGAGTGAACCTGTGGCTGGCACCAAAGGCCCAGAAACCTCTCAGCTACTTGCTTTATTTGGAAGGTGGGAGGAGTGGGTCCATAGCCTGTAGCTAAGCACACCCAGCCCCACCTACACAGCAATGCTCCTTTAGTGCACATTACAGTATGGGCAGAGTTTTGCCTTGGTACAGTTCAGGCACCTGCTGTAAAAAAGGAACAGGCAGGAAATggtcagagcccccccccccttcttatttCTGGCCACATGTGTATTTCAAACTTCTGCTGGACAGCAGAGTAAGTACAGAAAATGATACTGGATGTAGAACTTGTTTCCCTGGGAATCTCAGCTGTCTTTCGGTATTATAGACGTCTATGGGGGCAAGCTTTGGCCTCCAAGGGCTGCTTGCTGGACCTCCAGGCCACTTTGTGGAACAAGATGTtgggactggatggaccactgcAAAATATTATAGGCAGAACTGACTCTTAAATCCATAGACATATCTTTGAAAGCAGGAAAACCTGTTGCTACGCTATGCATTTTATCTCAATGAACAATTTGAAGTGTCAAGGGATCTTAACTTGTGTGTTCGAAtcccaactctccccccccccccgccccaattagGACACCACAGCTTTCACCATCTGTGAACGTCAGACACCCGGCCCAGCTGGCCACAAGCACTCTCCTTCTGCAGGCCGGTCGCAGCCACAACAGGAACATCACTTAACCGCTCACCCCCAATTTGCATTCAATGATTTCATCGACTCCATACCCCATAGAACACTTTCTAGATGGGTTTATCACCTAACAAAACTGACTATACAGACTTTCTTTTAAATGTTTGCTCAAGAACCCGTCTGTAGATTTTGTTCTgggtgccagtcacagctgtggCCCCAAATAGTTCACTTAGAAGGTGCCCCGAGCTCCCGTTGTTGGGTGTTGCAGGAAAAACCAGTAATGGAGGATGCAATGTATGAAATACACTGGCTTTGATCTTACTACATCCATGAGTTTTACGGTCTTGCCCACTGACATTGGGGCAGGGAACCCTCATGAACAGCACAGGGGCAAAATGGGTGTCCAGAATGGGGGAATCAGCAGAAACAGGATACAAGCTACCTCATTCAAAGTTACTAATATCAATAAAGAGCAAACTGAAAATTACTATCTGCAGAATTACTTTGCCCTGCAAGCCTAGCGCCTTTATGGGAGTCACTATGAGGCGGCTGAAAAAATTCCTACTATGAGAACTGTACTATATAAGGTTGTGAATTTACGAAGAACATCATCAACCACTTTTTCTGCAAAAAGGAAGaaccaagcaagcaagccttttgAGGCCTAAACTCATCCCTCCATCTCACCCCAAACTCATCACCAGAACAAGAGATAccaacaatatattttttaattaaacatcCTTGAAGGCGACAGCTGGGCAGGGGGAGCCAAGAGTGCCTGAGCTGCTCACGCTGCATGCAGCACACGCCACTTGTCCAAGGGGCCTTTGTTGGGGATGTATTTTACTCCACATCCATCTGGGATGAGGCGCTTCTCAGCTACCATTTCCTCAAACTCGTCAGCATTGAATTTGGTGAAGCCCCATTTCTTGGAGATGTGGATCTGAAGGAGGGAACGAGGGAGAGGTCAGGCAAGGCACCGAGATTCTCACACGCCCCAGTGCTCCTAGCCAAGGACTAGGCTCCCTTACCCACACAACGCAATTACACAACTATTACTGTAATGTCTGCAGTGAGCTCAGAGATCACACTCCCAGCTCTTTCATCTCTGTCTATGGAGACAGGACACTCATAAAAACATCTGCCTTGACCATCTGGTTGTAGCAGCAACAAAATCACAGAGTACAACAGAAAATGCTGTAACTCTgtccacaagttacagtgaatgcacatacaatccatgtaatttaatttaatttattgtatttatattctgccctccccgctttcgcaggctcaggacGGATGTACAGTATACGCTGTATTTTTCTTTATACACATGTTCATTCTGATGTTACATTCAATACAtgcacagctgaatgtgtgactaTATCCTCAAGTTTATCTAAGTTCTGATCTTGGtttaatttgtaaagtgaacacagaCGGCTCTTCTTTACAGATGACCTGTGTTCACTACAATATGTGAACAAGGCTTGTGTGAACTTTAATAGCTGTTATGAACCTGGATTACCTTCATCAACTCTGTGCTTTTACATTCACCCAATACCAGGACTATTTACCAGTACACTCTGTGAAGACACACTACCTTTTGACGGCCAGGGAACTTGAACTTGGCCCTGCGCAGCGCCTCAACGACGTGCTCCTTGTTCTGCACTTTGGTGCGAATAGACATGATGACCTGGCCGATGTGTACACGAGCCACAGTGCCCTGAGGCTTGCCAAAGGCGCCACGCATTCCCGTCTGGAGCCTGATGAGAAACCAAGCTACTGTCTCAGTACTGCCTTTGTAAGACAATGCGCTATGTCCAGAGACATGCTCCGCCAGGACTTATTAAAAGTATTCCCAAGGTCCCTTAAAGCACTCCGTATGAAGCAGAACGGAGCACATACACAACCAGGGGAATTGCTGTGCGCAGTCAGTGCACACCAGCCCCTGATGGCTGCAGGGGCTGGTCGGCTTAATTGACTGCATGTTCATTACAAACCCCCCCACACTCACCTATCAGCTCCAGCACATGACAACATCTTATTGATACGGATGACGTGGAAGGGGTGGAGGCGCACACGTATGTGGAAGCCGTCCTTGCCACAGCTCTTCACCATGTACTTGTTGGCACAGATACGGGCAGCCTCAAGAGCTGTGGGGAAGACACACAGCATGAATAGGGCAGAACACACAAACACAGGGACAGTAAGAACCAGTCGCACGCCCTGCTACGGTTCCGTACCTTCAGACGACAACTGCTCATATTCGTCTGACACCATGTGCCCGCAAAGTGGGAACTCGTCAACTTTGGCTTTTTTCCGACCAAGATCAAAGATTCTGATCTTAGCATCTGAAGGAAACAAAGGAATTTTATCAGTCAGTATTGTGAGAGGACACAAGGCCATCACAAGAGGCTGAGCTGGGGGGGGGTGGCTCACAAAGGTAAGGTGGGTGCCATTGCTGTTCACTGTCATTTGGCAGTCCTACTGTAGGTCTAATCTTACTCAATCTTCCCCAAACAACTTGAATTACTGCCTTGCTTACCGGGAACACCTCTGCAGAAACGGGACTTTGGGTAGGGCTTGTTCTTGCAGTATCGGTAACTAGAGAAAGACGACGGACAGTTAGGACCAGGAAGAGGCATTTTAACTCCAGCCGCAAGAGACAAAAACATTTGACCAGGTCACAACTTGCATCACTACCCTGTATTATAACTGATACTTCACAGATGCAAAGATAACACGTTCTCCTTTAAAGGTAGCCATGCTAAAAAGGAAGAGGGgaatggaaagaagaaaacatCAGACAGGGCTTAATAAGGCCGGGAACTTTATCCAGTGTTGCAGCCAATCCACTCTACCCTCTTATATCCATTCCCTGCGCTGCAGATTGTCTTTACCATCTTCAAAGATAAGCAGCAGATGGGGGACCAGGCCAAGGCCAACAAAAAGCCCTGACGCGCACTGGCACATTAAAATTAGCCCATAAAGCTCTCCTTACTTGGACTGACACACTACCCGTATGGACCAAAATGCAGAATGTGAACTTGCATCTGATGCCAAAGACTCGAAGAGGAGCAGATCCCACCACACCCGAGAACTAGCATGTAAATACTGACGAGTTCATGTAACAGGCACACAGAATTCCCTTTCAAAAAATGTAATTTATCCGCCTGCCGGTCATTTTAATCGTTATGTTaccaggaaaggggagggggagaggctgcATGGCTAGCAGACTTCCCCCAAACTCTATCCCTGCTTTCATGGCATTTCCTCCCAGTGAAAACATTTTTTAATAATCTGCCTTCCCTCCAAGTTACAGCCCAATGTGGGTTATTTagcaagaagcaaaaaaaaattctatatgtGCACTGAGAAATTTTACACATTAGGTCAAAGCATCAAGATCTGAAAATCAGATCTGAGAGTCACACCAAGGCCCAGTGTGGCACCCAAGACGCTTGCAAAACTCCCAAGTAGCACATGTAAGtctaacaaaatgtatttatgACAGggcaggagcttttgtgagtcacagcgcACTTCTGATACGCTAGAAGGAaactgtccttatatcttggagagtggagggatTACAGACGTTGACTGGATTAGGTGGGATGTGCAGAGGAGTAGTAGGTgcgagacaggaagcctatgtctctattcaatccaggtggatgcactgtcttgagctttgttaccagttgcattctctctctctaattTCCCTTTGAAATTAAGTCGTAGAATAACCGCCACTCCTagttcagcaactgaatgtcctggtcGGTTAAAATGTTCCCTCGCTGGCTTTTGAACGTTGTGGTTTCCGACCTCAGGCTTATGTTGATTCGCTGTCAAAGGGACTGGCCGCTTTGTCCACCGCAGAGGGTGGAAGGGCCCTGCTGACCCGTGGCGGCACCAGCCACATCAGAGGACGAGCCGCGGAGTGCGAACCTGAGAAGACGCTGCGGCCGACGTCGACTGCAGCCCCCCTGGACGGGGAGGCTCTGGACCCCCACAGCACCCACCAGGGCGGGCCGCGAGCCACTGGCCCCCCGCTACAGACAGCCCGACGCGGCCACGCAGCTCGATGCCCCCGGCCGAGCCCTCACGCAGGGGCCTTCAAGGCAGGGGGCTGACACCCAGCAGGCCAAACAGGAGGCTGGGCAGGGCCAGGCACGGCGCCCCGCAATGGAGAGACCCGCTGC encodes:
- the LOC129346362 gene encoding 60S ribosomal protein L10 isoform X1, coding for MGRRPARCYRYCKNKPYPKSRFCRGVPDAKIRIFDLGRKKAKVDEFPLCGHMVSDEYEQLSSEALEAARICANKYMVKSCGKDGFHIRVRLHPFHVIRINKMLSCAGADRLQTGMRGAFGKPQGTVARVHIGQVIMSIRTKVQNKEHVVEALRRAKFKFPGRQKIHISKKWGFTKFNADEFEEMVAEKRLIPDGCGVKYIPNKGPLDKWRVLHAA
- the LOC129346362 gene encoding 60S ribosomal protein L10 isoform X2, which translates into the protein MVSDEYEQLSSEALEAARICANKYMVKSCGKDGFHIRVRLHPFHVIRINKMLSCAGADRLQTGMRGAFGKPQGTVARVHIGQVIMSIRTKVQNKEHVVEALRRAKFKFPGRQKIHISKKWGFTKFNADEFEEMVAEKRLIPDGCGVKYIPNKGPLDKWRVLHAA